A genomic region of Leptolyngbya sp. NIES-2104 contains the following coding sequences:
- a CDS encoding glutathione peroxidase has translation MTTQTSPSIYDFSVNTIEGQSVSLSTYQDKVLLIVNTASQCGFTPQYQGLQSVYNKYKDQGLEVLGFPCNQFGQQEPGSANDIQSFCEMRFGVTFPLFEKIDVNGANAHPLFKYLTKAAPGIFGTEGIKWNFTKFLVDRSGKVVKRYPSTTKPEDIERDIQALL, from the coding sequence ATGACTACACAAACATCGCCATCTATCTATGACTTTTCGGTGAATACGATCGAAGGTCAGTCTGTTTCACTCAGCACCTATCAAGATAAAGTGCTGTTGATTGTGAATACTGCAAGTCAATGTGGTTTTACGCCTCAGTATCAAGGTCTACAATCGGTTTATAACAAGTACAAAGATCAAGGCTTGGAAGTTTTAGGATTTCCTTGTAATCAGTTTGGACAACAAGAACCTGGAAGCGCAAATGACATTCAATCCTTCTGTGAAATGCGCTTTGGTGTGACGTTTCCTCTGTTTGAAAAAATCGATGTGAACGGTGCAAATGCACATCCGTTGTTCAAGTATTTGACCAAAGCGGCACCCGGAATTTTTGGAACGGAAGGAATTAAGTGGAATTTCACGAAATTTTTAGTCGATCGTTCTGGAAAAGTGGTGAAACGCTATCCTTCGACGACTAAGCCTGAAGATATTGAGAGAGACATTCAGGCTCTGTTGTAG
- a CDS encoding energy-coupling factor ABC transporter ATP-binding protein yields MHHNPIEIYNLSYSYPDGTQALNGMTVSVRATERVAIVGANGSGKSTLLMHFNGLITPQVGQVIVGEYPVETQYLKQIRDFVGIVFQNPDDQLFMPTVWEDITFGPLNQSVTGQALIDRCVHAMRCVGLDPEAYGPRSANGLSGGEKKRVAIAGVLAMQPQVLVLDEPSAQLDPRSRRQLIELLDTLPLTQLIATHDLDLALELCSRTIVLSKGEIVFDGATERIMSDPELLTEHALEPPLSYSRPYCQIEDA; encoded by the coding sequence ATCGAGATTTACAATCTCTCATACTCTTATCCTGATGGCACTCAAGCCTTAAACGGTATGACTGTCTCAGTTCGCGCTACTGAACGAGTCGCGATCGTGGGCGCAAACGGTTCTGGAAAATCCACGTTATTGATGCACTTTAATGGATTAATTACACCGCAAGTGGGTCAAGTGATTGTGGGTGAATATCCAGTCGAAACACAGTACTTAAAACAGATTCGTGATTTTGTGGGAATTGTGTTTCAAAATCCAGATGATCAATTGTTTATGCCGACGGTTTGGGAGGATATTACTTTTGGTCCACTCAATCAAAGCGTGACCGGACAGGCATTAATCGATCGATGTGTTCATGCGATGCGCTGTGTGGGGCTTGATCCTGAGGCATATGGACCAAGAAGCGCAAACGGTTTATCAGGAGGAGAAAAGAAAAGAGTTGCGATCGCGGGAGTTCTCGCAATGCAGCCTCAAGTTCTCGTACTCGATGAACCGTCAGCACAGTTAGATCCGCGATCGCGTCGTCAGTTGATTGAGTTACTCGATACGTTGCCGCTCACACAGTTGATTGCAACGCATGATTTGGATTTGGCTTTGGAATTGTGTAGTCGAACGATCGTGCTTAGCAAAGGGGAAATTGTGTTCGATGGAGCGACTGAGCGGATTATGAGCGATCCAGAGTTATTAACGGAACATGCATTAGAGCCGCCTTTAAGTTACAGTCGCCCTTACTGTCAGATTGAGGATGCTTGA
- a CDS encoding DUF6679 family protein codes for MLHRKIYQLCCDGREVWIFLRDQQRWIERAKILDIEGDLVTLRYETDEEDENCSWEEMVRLESIGAVTQKLSSVPKGCVDPLVSDDCPEAEQISNPFDKRED; via the coding sequence ATGCTACACCGCAAGATCTATCAACTCTGTTGTGATGGTCGCGAAGTCTGGATCTTCTTGCGGGATCAACAGCGCTGGATCGAACGCGCCAAAATTCTCGACATCGAAGGAGATTTGGTCACGTTGCGCTATGAAACCGATGAGGAAGACGAAAACTGCTCTTGGGAAGAAATGGTTCGCCTCGAAAGTATTGGGGCTGTGACTCAAAAGTTGTCCTCTGTGCCGAAAGGATGTGTTGATCCGCTGGTGTCGGACGATTGCCCCGAAGCGGAACAGATTTCCAATCCGTTTGACAAACGCGAAGATTAA
- a CDS encoding pitrilysin family protein codes for MFFLKFLRQHRFASILFVLCLGAVLLSNSVPFLQSASAVPMASMTTTDSVRKTVLENGLTVLTKEVPTAPVVTVQVWYRIGSRDEAQGVNGIAHQLEHLMFKGTSDRPIQFGRLFNALGSQSNAFTSYDQTAYYGTVAREKLSALLALEADRMQSALINSDSLTSEKRVVISELQGYENSPDYRLDRAVMKAAFPNSPYGLPVGGTKADVEKFEVEQVRNYYRNYYSPDNATLILVGDFKTEPTLQTVKELFGKVPKREKAKPTTEKPTSTSATPAKPTQPIVLREAGSAPLLNVVYPLPKATNPDVPALHVLDLVLTEGRSSRLYQALVETGLVSGFSGYPANMISGGWYDLSATAAPNQDLNKVNETVQAVLADVRSKGVTQEELDRAKTQLKSSVLLRNRDITSQAFQLGDDQTVTGDYKFTDRFLANVDRVTSADLQRVAKTYFAPDKATIGFFQPTTIDGKAGGSVNAGQTAEKFNAGPPVDPAQVAKYLPAVQSGDRTTQALPERYVLPNGLKVLLMRDTSTPTVSLTAAMQAGSEFDSTAKAGIAKLTADNLTNGTKTKDALTLAKTLEDRGINFGIDTNRESVLVNGNALSEHLPILVQTLADVAQNAAFPERELELSRARSLTALKIQLDNPAVLARRVFQQTVYPENHPFHSFPTESSLKAIQRQDLLNFYQTHYRPDTTIVSLVGDFDPTQVKALIEKELGGWKATGRAPSLTFPPVSAPTSTVRRYAPIPGKTQSVTLIGSAGIDRRDQRFYNASVMNQILGGDTLSSRLGAEVRDRQGLTYGIYSYFQAGNRPGPFVISMQTAPEDADKAIASTVKLLDQVRTKGVSPTEVTTAQRSITSGYPVDLANPDQLASVVLMNELYGLNPTELRQYPTQINSVTPAQVNESAQELIRPENLIIVTAGPPKA; via the coding sequence ATGTTTTTTCTGAAATTTCTTCGGCAACATCGCTTTGCCAGCATTCTGTTCGTGCTCTGTCTAGGCGCGGTACTGCTCTCGAACTCTGTTCCTTTCTTGCAATCCGCGTCTGCTGTTCCGATGGCTTCGATGACCACGACCGATAGCGTTCGTAAAACAGTGCTCGAAAATGGGTTAACCGTTCTGACGAAAGAAGTTCCGACGGCTCCGGTAGTAACGGTACAAGTTTGGTACCGCATTGGATCACGAGATGAAGCGCAAGGCGTGAACGGCATCGCACACCAATTAGAACATTTGATGTTCAAAGGAACGAGCGATCGGCCCATTCAATTCGGTCGCTTATTTAATGCGCTCGGTAGTCAATCGAATGCCTTTACTAGCTACGATCAGACCGCTTATTATGGCACCGTTGCGCGGGAGAAATTATCTGCGCTTCTAGCACTCGAAGCCGATCGAATGCAAAGTGCACTGATTAATTCCGATTCATTGACCAGCGAAAAGCGCGTCGTCATTTCAGAGCTGCAAGGGTATGAGAATAGCCCCGATTATCGACTCGATCGAGCAGTGATGAAAGCCGCTTTTCCAAACTCTCCCTACGGTTTGCCTGTGGGCGGAACGAAAGCCGATGTCGAAAAGTTTGAAGTTGAGCAAGTTCGCAACTATTACCGCAACTATTACAGCCCCGACAATGCAACTTTGATTCTGGTGGGCGACTTTAAAACAGAGCCGACTTTGCAAACGGTGAAAGAACTCTTTGGCAAAGTGCCGAAGCGAGAAAAGGCAAAACCGACCACCGAGAAACCGACTTCAACGAGTGCAACACCTGCAAAGCCAACTCAACCGATCGTGCTTCGCGAAGCGGGTAGCGCTCCCTTGCTGAATGTGGTGTACCCATTACCAAAAGCAACTAATCCAGATGTTCCAGCACTGCACGTTTTAGATCTCGTTCTGACTGAGGGGCGGAGTTCTCGACTGTATCAAGCGTTGGTTGAAACGGGATTAGTCAGCGGATTTAGCGGCTATCCTGCCAATATGATCTCTGGTGGCTGGTATGACCTGTCTGCAACCGCTGCCCCGAATCAAGATTTGAACAAAGTCAATGAAACAGTTCAAGCAGTCCTAGCAGATGTTCGATCGAAAGGTGTGACCCAAGAAGAACTCGATCGCGCTAAAACTCAGCTAAAATCCTCGGTTCTGCTCAGAAATCGCGACATCACAAGCCAAGCATTTCAACTTGGAGATGATCAAACCGTCACAGGCGATTACAAGTTTACCGATCGCTTTTTGGCAAATGTCGATCGAGTCACTTCCGCCGATTTACAGCGAGTCGCGAAAACGTACTTTGCGCCAGATAAAGCCACGATCGGATTTTTCCAACCGACGACGATCGATGGAAAAGCGGGCGGTTCTGTGAATGCAGGTCAAACTGCTGAGAAATTTAATGCAGGTCCTCCAGTTGATCCGGCTCAAGTGGCAAAATATCTGCCTGCGGTGCAATCGGGCGATCGAACCACGCAAGCGCTACCAGAACGATACGTGTTACCGAACGGCTTGAAAGTGCTACTGATGCGTGATACCAGTACCCCAACGGTGTCGCTCACTGCCGCAATGCAAGCAGGTTCAGAATTCGATTCAACTGCAAAAGCTGGAATCGCAAAACTCACCGCAGATAATTTAACCAACGGAACAAAGACCAAAGATGCGCTGACTTTGGCGAAAACGTTGGAAGATCGCGGTATTAATTTCGGGATTGATACGAATCGCGAAAGCGTTTTGGTGAACGGGAACGCGCTTTCTGAACACCTTCCGATTCTGGTGCAAACGCTGGCAGATGTGGCGCAAAATGCAGCATTTCCAGAACGAGAATTAGAACTGTCTCGTGCTCGATCGCTAACCGCTCTCAAAATCCAATTAGATAATCCAGCGGTTCTGGCTCGTCGCGTCTTTCAGCAAACGGTTTACCCCGAAAATCACCCGTTCCACAGTTTCCCGACTGAATCTAGCTTAAAAGCAATTCAGCGTCAGGATTTGCTCAATTTCTATCAAACGCATTACCGACCAGATACCACGATCGTTTCTCTCGTGGGCGATTTTGATCCAACTCAGGTAAAAGCGCTGATCGAAAAAGAACTGGGCGGCTGGAAAGCGACAGGTAGAGCACCGAGTTTGACCTTCCCGCCCGTTTCCGCTCCGACTTCGACCGTTCGTCGCTATGCTCCCATTCCTGGAAAGACGCAATCGGTGACACTGATCGGATCAGCGGGTATCGATCGACGCGATCAACGCTTCTATAACGCCTCGGTGATGAATCAAATCCTTGGAGGCGATACGTTATCGAGTCGATTGGGGGCAGAAGTGCGCGATCGACAAGGATTAACCTACGGCATCTACAGCTATTTCCAAGCTGGAAATCGTCCGGGTCCGTTTGTAATCTCAATGCAAACCGCACCTGAAGATGCCGATAAAGCGATCGCCAGCACCGTTAAACTTCTAGATCAAGTTCGCACAAAAGGCGTGAGTCCAACTGAAGTCACGACTGCACAGCGATCAATTACCAGCGGCTACCCGGTCGATTTAGCGAATCCCGATCAGCTTGCCTCAGTCGTACTGATGAACGAGTTATATGGATTGAATCCGACCGAACTCCGTCAGTATCCGACTCAGATCAATTCCGTCACACCCGCGCAAGTCAACGAATCGGCTCAAGAATTGATCCGACCTGAAAATCTGATTATTGTGACTGCCGGACCGCCAAAAGCGTAA
- a CDS encoding Uma2 family endonuclease has protein sequence MVSTPEVSQIQLGENRVVLHNVEWDTYEALLAAFGERSVPRLAYYHGTLEIMSPREEHENGNALVSDFIKILVEELDQNLKSMASTTLNRKDLAVGAEPDSAFYIANEPLVRGRRVDLNIDPPPDLVIEVDITHTDINKNALYAEMGVGEFWRYNGRILTIYQLQEGQYVEVAASPTFSWVQKERLYQFLRNCAQKGETAAKRSLRSGIREQL, from the coding sequence ATGGTCAGCACACCAGAAGTGTCTCAAATTCAACTCGGTGAAAATCGGGTCGTGCTTCATAACGTAGAATGGGACACCTATGAAGCTTTGTTAGCGGCATTTGGAGAGCGTTCTGTACCGCGCCTTGCTTATTATCACGGTACGTTAGAGATCATGTCTCCACGCGAAGAACACGAAAATGGAAACGCCTTAGTTAGCGATTTCATCAAAATTCTGGTTGAGGAACTCGATCAGAATCTTAAGAGTATGGCATCGACAACGCTAAATCGAAAGGATCTAGCCGTAGGAGCAGAGCCAGATAGTGCTTTTTACATTGCAAATGAACCATTAGTGCGGGGTAGGAGAGTTGACCTCAATATTGATCCGCCGCCTGATCTAGTGATTGAAGTCGATATCACTCACACTGACATTAACAAGAACGCACTATACGCAGAAATGGGAGTTGGTGAATTCTGGCGCTACAACGGAAGAATCCTAACAATTTATCAACTGCAAGAAGGTCAATATGTTGAGGTAGCAGCAAGTCCAACCTTCTCTTGGGTACAGAAAGAGCGTCTGTACCAGTTTCTTAGAAATTGCGCTCAGAAAGGAGAAACAGCAGCAAAACGATCGCTTAGATCTGGGATCAGAGAACAACTTTAA